The following proteins come from a genomic window of Dromaius novaehollandiae isolate bDroNov1 chromosome 19, bDroNov1.hap1, whole genome shotgun sequence:
- the NUFIP2 gene encoding FMR1-interacting protein NUFIP2 isoform X1, with the protein MEEQPHHHHHHYYYYSHHHHHPQSAYLPPPDGRAQPKPPLRHDHKHGGPPHQEAPKRRAGYGELNGNAGEREVSLKSLCSDETTNPGSRVPNGSQQLADTNVTPKQTVKASALGKAGIKTKNFIQKNSMDKKNEKSYENKLRESQSSDKPEGVSIPNGVVTNNSSYITNGYVGKGVDNDGSGSESGYTTPKKRKGRRNSAKGCENLNLVQDKIMQQEVNAPTLKQELEGFKPDYSEQKGTRIENTKPVWKYEAGAGGAGRGKPGLGDVQRKNSDAKPGISSKKFDDRPKGKHASSATSKEDSWTLFKPPPVFPVDNSSAKIVPKISYASKVKENLNKAAQTPSTSSSSSSSSAGETQAQTSSRLSQVPMSAMKSVTSASFSNGPILAGTDGNVYSPGTQPLLTTAASTVTSTSSESVPQDISTTSTALEQKKSSLFIYPSNMQTVLLGTAQVDFPSQTNQQNLGDIFQNQWGLSFINEPSAGPETVVGKSADNQLMEVTFQGEYPAALVSQCAEIIPSGTEQPVFPKAYELDKRTSPQILSAILKPGTAIEGGVLALESHHAGDLQKADTGSQGALVFLSKDYEIENPLASPTNNLLASAKEQRYQRGLERKDSWGSFGLRAAIIYHTKEMESVWNLQKQDPKRIITYDEAMDRPDQ; encoded by the exons ATGGAGGAGCAGccgcaccaccaccaccaccattacTACTACTacagccaccaccaccaccacccgcaGAGCGCCTACCTGCCGCCGCCCGACGGCCGAGCCCAGCCCAAGCCGCCGCTCCGGCACGACCACAAGCACGGCGGCCCGCCGCACCAGGAGGCGCCGAAGCGCCGAGCAG GCTACGGAGAACTAAATGGTAATGCAGGGGAAAGAGAAGTATCATTAAAGAGCCTGTGCTCTGATGAAACAACCAACCCAGGATCCAGGGTACCAAATGGCAGCCAGCAACTTGCAGACACTAATGTGACCCCAAAGCAGACTGTTAAGGCCAGTGCTTTGGGGAAAGCCGGAATCAAAACCAAGAACTTCATTCAGAAAAATAGCATGGACAAAAAGAATGAGAAGTCCTACGAAAATAAACTTAGAGAAAGTCAGTCCTCTGACAAGCCAGAGGGAGTATCTATTCCAAATGGTGTGGTAACCAATAATTCTAGTTATATCACTAATGGCTACGTAGGCAAAGGGGTAGATAACGATGGTAGTGGCTCCGAGAGTGGATATACTACGCCCAAAAAGCGGAAAGGCAGGCGCAACAGTGCCAAGGGTTGTGAGAACTTGAATCTAGTACAGGACAAAATAATGCAACAGGAGGTCAATGCCCCAACCTTAAAACAGGAACTTGAGGGTTTCAAGCCTGATTATAGTGAACAAAAGGGGACCCGAATTGAAAATACTAAGCCTGTTTGGAAATACgaggctggggctggtggagcAGGCCGGGGAAAGCCTGGGCTTGGGGATGTACAGCGAAAAAATTCTGATGCCAAACCTGGAATTAGCAGCAAGAAGTTTGATGACCGGCCCAAAGGAAAGCACGCATCGTCAGCTACATCTAAAGAGGACTCATGGACCTTGTTTAAACCACCCCCAGTTTTTCCAGTGGACAATAGCAGTGCTAAAATTGTTCCTAAAATAAGTTATGCAAGTAAAGTTAAAGAAAACCTCAACAAAGCAGCTCAAACCCCATCCACGTCTTCGTCATCGTCTTCATCATCTGCTGGGGAAACTCAGGCCCAAACGTCAAGTCGACTCTCCCAAGTCCCCATGTCTGCTATGAAATCTGTTACTTCTGCTAGCTTTTCAAATGGGCCAATTTTAGCAGGGACTGATGGAAACGTATATTCTCCAGGGACCCAGCCACTGCTCACAACTGCTGCTAGTACTGTAACATCAACCTCTTCTGAGTCAGTACCCCAGGACATAAGTACAACTTCAACAGCTCTTGAACAAAAGAAATCTAGCCTTTTTATCTACCCTTCAAATATGCAAACTGTGCTTCTGGGTACAGCACAAGTTGATTTCCCATCGCAGACAAATCAGCAGAACCTGGGAGATATCTTCCAGAATCAGTGGGGCTTGTCATTCATAAACGAGCCCAGTGCTGGCCCTGAAACCGTTGTGGGGAAATCTGCCGATAATCAGTTAATGGAAGTGACATTTCAAGGGGAATATCCTGCCGCTTTGGTTTCACAGTGTGCTGAAATCATTCCCTCAGGAACTGAACAACCTGTGTTTCCTAAGGCTTATGAGCTGGATAAACGGACTAGCCCTCAAATTCTTAGTGCTATTCTTAAGCCCGGGACTGCTATTGAGGGTGGTGTCTTAGCTTTGGAGTCACATCACGCAGGTGACCTACAAAAGGCAGACACCGGTAGCCAAGGTGCTTTAGTGTTTCTTTCAAAAGACTATGAAATAGAGAATCCTCTGGCCTCCCCTACGAACAATTTGTTAGCCTCCGCCAAAGAACAGAGGTACCAGAGAGGCCTAGAAAGGAAAGATAGCTGGGGTTCTTTTGGCCTGAGGGCTGCTATTATATATCACACTAAAG AAATGGAATCAGTTTGGAATTTGCAGAAGCAAG atCCCAAAAGGATAATCACTTACGATGAAGCCATGGATCGCCCGGATCAATGA
- the NUFIP2 gene encoding FMR1-interacting protein NUFIP2 isoform X2, which translates to MDKKNEKSYENKLRESQSSDKPEGVSIPNGVVTNNSSYITNGYVGKGVDNDGSGSESGYTTPKKRKGRRNSAKGCENLNLVQDKIMQQEVNAPTLKQELEGFKPDYSEQKGTRIENTKPVWKYEAGAGGAGRGKPGLGDVQRKNSDAKPGISSKKFDDRPKGKHASSATSKEDSWTLFKPPPVFPVDNSSAKIVPKISYASKVKENLNKAAQTPSTSSSSSSSSAGETQAQTSSRLSQVPMSAMKSVTSASFSNGPILAGTDGNVYSPGTQPLLTTAASTVTSTSSESVPQDISTTSTALEQKKSSLFIYPSNMQTVLLGTAQVDFPSQTNQQNLGDIFQNQWGLSFINEPSAGPETVVGKSADNQLMEVTFQGEYPAALVSQCAEIIPSGTEQPVFPKAYELDKRTSPQILSAILKPGTAIEGGVLALESHHAGDLQKADTGSQGALVFLSKDYEIENPLASPTNNLLASAKEQRYQRGLERKDSWGSFGLRAAIIYHTKEMESVWNLQKQDPKRIITYDEAMDRPDQ; encoded by the exons ATGGACAAAAAGAATGAGAAGTCCTACGAAAATAAACTTAGAGAAAGTCAGTCCTCTGACAAGCCAGAGGGAGTATCTATTCCAAATGGTGTGGTAACCAATAATTCTAGTTATATCACTAATGGCTACGTAGGCAAAGGGGTAGATAACGATGGTAGTGGCTCCGAGAGTGGATATACTACGCCCAAAAAGCGGAAAGGCAGGCGCAACAGTGCCAAGGGTTGTGAGAACTTGAATCTAGTACAGGACAAAATAATGCAACAGGAGGTCAATGCCCCAACCTTAAAACAGGAACTTGAGGGTTTCAAGCCTGATTATAGTGAACAAAAGGGGACCCGAATTGAAAATACTAAGCCTGTTTGGAAATACgaggctggggctggtggagcAGGCCGGGGAAAGCCTGGGCTTGGGGATGTACAGCGAAAAAATTCTGATGCCAAACCTGGAATTAGCAGCAAGAAGTTTGATGACCGGCCCAAAGGAAAGCACGCATCGTCAGCTACATCTAAAGAGGACTCATGGACCTTGTTTAAACCACCCCCAGTTTTTCCAGTGGACAATAGCAGTGCTAAAATTGTTCCTAAAATAAGTTATGCAAGTAAAGTTAAAGAAAACCTCAACAAAGCAGCTCAAACCCCATCCACGTCTTCGTCATCGTCTTCATCATCTGCTGGGGAAACTCAGGCCCAAACGTCAAGTCGACTCTCCCAAGTCCCCATGTCTGCTATGAAATCTGTTACTTCTGCTAGCTTTTCAAATGGGCCAATTTTAGCAGGGACTGATGGAAACGTATATTCTCCAGGGACCCAGCCACTGCTCACAACTGCTGCTAGTACTGTAACATCAACCTCTTCTGAGTCAGTACCCCAGGACATAAGTACAACTTCAACAGCTCTTGAACAAAAGAAATCTAGCCTTTTTATCTACCCTTCAAATATGCAAACTGTGCTTCTGGGTACAGCACAAGTTGATTTCCCATCGCAGACAAATCAGCAGAACCTGGGAGATATCTTCCAGAATCAGTGGGGCTTGTCATTCATAAACGAGCCCAGTGCTGGCCCTGAAACCGTTGTGGGGAAATCTGCCGATAATCAGTTAATGGAAGTGACATTTCAAGGGGAATATCCTGCCGCTTTGGTTTCACAGTGTGCTGAAATCATTCCCTCAGGAACTGAACAACCTGTGTTTCCTAAGGCTTATGAGCTGGATAAACGGACTAGCCCTCAAATTCTTAGTGCTATTCTTAAGCCCGGGACTGCTATTGAGGGTGGTGTCTTAGCTTTGGAGTCACATCACGCAGGTGACCTACAAAAGGCAGACACCGGTAGCCAAGGTGCTTTAGTGTTTCTTTCAAAAGACTATGAAATAGAGAATCCTCTGGCCTCCCCTACGAACAATTTGTTAGCCTCCGCCAAAGAACAGAGGTACCAGAGAGGCCTAGAAAGGAAAGATAGCTGGGGTTCTTTTGGCCTGAGGGCTGCTATTATATATCACACTAAAG AAATGGAATCAGTTTGGAATTTGCAGAAGCAAG atCCCAAAAGGATAATCACTTACGATGAAGCCATGGATCGCCCGGATCAATGA